The Saprospiraceae bacterium sequence TTTTCAACCTACCCTGAATAAAGGCGGTTTGTACATCCAGATTACCTGATGCTATTCTCTGGAGATATTCTTCATTGACGGTAAATGTGGCATCCACACTTTCATCTTTTCCTTTTGTCACCTTGCCGGGATAGACACTGATATCGACCACCCACTCTGTTGATTCTTCGCCATTGATGATAAATTGAAATTTGCCACTTTTGGGTTTTCCATTGTCAGGAAGAGATTTTAAAAATGTGCCCAGACTTTCAAACAATTTATCAGATTCCGGTTTGACTGCTTTTTTTCTGACAATTTTTTTCTTTTTCTTTTGATATTCAAGAGCTGCAGCTTCAAGTTCATTGGCAGATTCGCGCAGATACACAGTAAACTGATCCAAATCCGGCATAGAGTTGGTATCAGATACAGGGCTAATGGTGATATGACCATCATAACTGAGGATAGTGATGATCAGGCCCATTCCGTCTATGATGGGTGCAGATCCCATGATCGTGATCATCTTGTGGCCACTGACATATAGCGGCATCTGAGGTCCCGGTACATTGGTGATGGTCACATTAAACATCGGTTTATGGAATTCAGAGATTTTGTAGCGGGAGTAAAGTCGTGCTGCCTGATTGGCAATGCCAAATGGAATGGCGTTCGCCATCTGAGAGAGTGTTTTGGCCCCGATGGCTCCCTGATAGTTTTTGCCTCTGTTATTGTTTTCGTGGATGGTTTCAAGTCTTTCGATCGGATCTTCTACATTGGTCGCAATTTGCACCAACATAGCAGAAATCTGGTTATCTGTACTTCCTTCATCTTTTTTTCTAGTGGAAATCGGTACTAATGAAACCAATGATTTTTCAGGAAGTTTTCCTTTTTCATCTAGATATCGTCTCAATGCCCCGGAACAAATAGCCAGCAATACATCATTGAGCGTAGTGCCCATGATGTTTTTGATATTCTGGACGCGAGGTAGTGACAAAATAGCTGAATTCCATTTTCTGACTCCCGATATAATACCATTTAAAGGAGTAGCAGGCGCTGTGAAAGGTGCAGTTGGCAATTCGCTTCCCTGCATTCTTGATAACACACCAGCCCTCACAGTTGCTTTGAGTGCATCAGTGATGATCTTTGGAAACTTAAAAGGATCCCGGGCAAAGCTCATGGTACTGTTGATGAGCAGTTCGATGTGATTGGGTAGTGGAGATGGCTTATAAGGTTTTGGAGGTGGAATTTCTTTTTTTTCAGGGGTAAAGTCCAGAAACAGGCTCATCAATCCGGCGCCACCCACTCCATCTATAGCCACATGATGAATGGTGGATATAATTGCCACTGAGCCGGGAGGAACCTGAGGCATATTGTCCAAACCTTCTACAAAAACCATAGACCACAGTGGTCTGTTTTGATCAAACGGTTCGCTGAATATCTGTGAAGCTATCTTACGGAGTTCCTTCCAGCTACCTGGTTTAGGTAAGGCAATATGTTTTATATGAAGGTCTATATCAAAATTAGGATCATCCACCCAATATGGGTAATCGATCGACATAGGTACGTAGATGAGCCGTTGATGCAATTTCGGAAACTGATGAATTCTGGAATGCACCGTATCTTTAAATGTCTGAAAATCAATAGATCCTTCAATGACTATAACTGAACCTATATTCATCGGACTCGTAGGTGTCTCTGTATA is a genomic window containing:
- a CDS encoding wax ester/triacylglycerol synthase family O-acyltransferase — its product is MLDKILEGLAKETLTPISGMDATFLYTETPTSPMNIGSVIVIEGSIDFQTFKDTVHSRIHQFPKLHQRLIYVPMSIDYPYWVDDPNFDIDLHIKHIALPKPGSWKELRKIASQIFSEPFDQNRPLWSMVFVEGLDNMPQVPPGSVAIISTIHHVAIDGVGGAGLMSLFLDFTPEKKEIPPPKPYKPSPLPNHIELLINSTMSFARDPFKFPKIITDALKATVRAGVLSRMQGSELPTAPFTAPATPLNGIISGVRKWNSAILSLPRVQNIKNIMGTTLNDVLLAICSGALRRYLDEKGKLPEKSLVSLVPISTRKKDEGSTDNQISAMLVQIATNVEDPIERLETIHENNNRGKNYQGAIGAKTLSQMANAIPFGIANQAARLYSRYKISEFHKPMFNVTITNVPGPQMPLYVSGHKMITIMGSAPIIDGMGLIITILSYDGHITISPVSDTNSMPDLDQFTVYLRESANELEAAALEYQKKKKKIVRKKAVKPESDKLFESLGTFLKSLPDNGKPKSGKFQFIINGEESTEWVVDISVYPGKVTKGKDESVDATFTVNEEYLQRIASGNLDVQTAFIQGRLKIDGDFEQAMRMGKLLGKMLAAQAK